One genomic segment of Sanyastnella coralliicola includes these proteins:
- the truB gene encoding tRNA pseudouridine(55) synthase TruB — translation MIPKPNHFTQPQDFKDGVLLLIDKPLDWTSFDVVNKVRGMIRRKLGVRKIKVGHAGTLDPKATGLLVICTGKMTKQITAMIEEDKGYTGTMKFGAITPTYDLESEETDTFPIDDLSADNLAKAAQEFVPGYSQQAPIFSAKKIDGKPAYLHARKGREVEIPKRYVMIHEFNLTRVELPEVDFDVCCSKGTYIRSLAYDLGRQMNNGAYLIALRRYKSGKFHVNDAITVDTFSERLAAIPDPAPDAANG, via the coding sequence ATGATTCCGAAGCCCAATCATTTTACTCAACCACAGGATTTCAAAGACGGAGTTTTGCTCCTCATCGATAAGCCACTAGACTGGACGTCTTTCGACGTGGTCAATAAGGTCCGTGGGATGATCCGAAGAAAGTTGGGAGTGAGGAAGATCAAGGTGGGTCATGCTGGGACCTTGGATCCAAAAGCCACTGGCCTCCTGGTGATTTGTACTGGAAAGATGACCAAACAAATTACCGCCATGATCGAGGAAGACAAAGGCTATACTGGGACTATGAAATTCGGTGCGATTACGCCCACGTATGATTTGGAATCAGAAGAGACCGATACCTTTCCTATAGACGACTTAAGTGCTGACAATCTTGCAAAGGCAGCTCAAGAATTTGTTCCTGGCTATTCGCAACAAGCCCCGATTTTTTCTGCCAAGAAAATCGATGGGAAGCCAGCCTATCTGCATGCGAGAAAGGGGCGCGAGGTGGAGATTCCAAAGCGTTACGTCATGATCCATGAATTCAATCTTACGCGCGTGGAATTGCCTGAGGTGGATTTCGATGTTTGCTGCAGTAAAGGGACCTACATTCGTTCGCTCGCTTATGACTTAGGTAGGCAAATGAATAATGGAGCGTACTTGATCGCCCTCCGTCGATATAAAAGCGGAAAGTTCCACGTAAACGACGCAATTACAGTGGATACATTCTCGGAACGACTTGCCGCGATACCAGATCCCGCGCCAGATGCGGCGAATGGCTAA
- the queA gene encoding tRNA preQ1(34) S-adenosylmethionine ribosyltransferase-isomerase QueA gives MKLSQFKFELPEKLIAQHPTDNRDESRLMVIDRASGTIEHKMFKDVLDYFDEGDVMVLNNTKVFPARLYGNKEKTGATIEVFLLRELNRDSLLWDVLVDPARKIRIGNKLYFGENDELVAEVIDNTTSRGRTLRFLFDGTHEEFKQTVYKLGQTPLPKYIQREVEPEDADRFQTIYAKHEGAVAVPTAGLHFSRQLLKRLELKGIDFAEITLHVGLGTFRPVEVEDLTKHKVDSEQVYITQESADLVNSAKDKKTKVCAVGTTVMRAIESSVSTYQRLNTFDGWTNKFIFPPYEFKIADRMITNFHTPESTLLMMAAAFGGYDLIMEAYQTAIKEEYRFYAYGDAMLIL, from the coding sequence ATGAAGCTTTCTCAGTTCAAGTTCGAACTTCCTGAAAAATTGATCGCACAACACCCAACAGACAATCGCGACGAATCGCGTTTGATGGTGATCGATCGAGCATCTGGAACAATTGAGCACAAGATGTTCAAGGACGTACTTGATTACTTCGATGAAGGTGACGTAATGGTGTTGAACAACACGAAGGTTTTCCCAGCACGTCTGTACGGAAACAAAGAGAAGACTGGAGCAACAATCGAGGTGTTCCTTCTCCGTGAGTTGAACCGTGATAGCTTGCTATGGGATGTGTTGGTAGACCCAGCACGTAAGATCCGTATCGGTAACAAGCTTTACTTCGGTGAAAACGACGAGTTAGTTGCAGAAGTAATCGACAACACCACTTCTCGCGGACGTACACTTCGTTTCCTTTTCGATGGAACGCACGAAGAGTTCAAGCAGACAGTCTACAAATTGGGGCAGACGCCACTTCCGAAATACATTCAGCGTGAAGTTGAGCCGGAAGATGCTGATCGTTTCCAAACGATTTATGCGAAGCACGAAGGAGCAGTAGCTGTTCCAACGGCAGGGTTGCACTTCTCTCGTCAGCTGCTGAAGCGTCTTGAGCTGAAAGGAATCGATTTCGCTGAAATCACACTCCACGTCGGACTCGGAACTTTCCGTCCGGTAGAGGTAGAAGATTTGACGAAGCACAAAGTAGATTCAGAGCAGGTTTACATCACACAAGAATCAGCTGACTTGGTGAACAGTGCCAAAGACAAGAAAACGAAAGTATGTGCTGTAGGTACTACGGTAATGCGAGCGATTGAGTCTTCAGTAAGCACGTATCAGCGTCTGAATACTTTTGACGGGTGGACAAACAAATTCATCTTCCCTCCATACGAGTTTAAGATTGCAGATCGCATGATCACGAACTTCCACACTCCTGAATCAACACTGTTGATGATGGCTGCGGCGTTCGGAGGATACGATTTGATCATGGAAGCGTACCAAACAGCGATCAAAGAAGAATACCGCTTCTACGCTTACGGTGACGCGATGTTGATCTTGTAA
- a CDS encoding TM2 domain-containing protein — protein sequence MKQALASFLFFFLAFSLTAGTLRFEESPVLEGIPKAKERVHLRQFIKEVRALKDATEEERLAFFERQENPRLIAIALTILLGPFGAHRIYLGTSDKVPVIYALTIGGGLGVIPLIDLFHLIFAKDIGRFINNPKVIMWGD from the coding sequence ATGAAACAGGCATTGGCCTCATTCCTTTTTTTCTTTCTTGCTTTTAGCCTCACGGCTGGAACGCTTCGCTTTGAAGAATCTCCTGTACTTGAAGGAATTCCAAAGGCGAAAGAACGTGTGCACCTAAGACAGTTTATTAAAGAAGTAAGGGCGCTAAAAGACGCCACTGAGGAAGAACGCCTAGCCTTCTTTGAACGTCAAGAAAATCCACGGTTGATTGCCATTGCATTGACCATTCTCTTGGGTCCTTTCGGGGCACATCGAATCTATCTAGGTACCAGTGATAAGGTACCCGTTATTTACGCCCTTACAATTGGAGGAGGGCTAGGAGTGATACCGCTCATTGATCTCTTTCACTTAATCTTCGCAAAAGACATCGGTCGGTTTATCAATAATCCGAAGGTAATTATGTGGGGAGACTAA
- a CDS encoding tetratricopeptide repeat protein: MKSARYIVMMVFGLLMSLAVSAQESDIELAEYYFQNGQYASAKLYYEKIWKTNRTNRVYENYLATLIALEDLENAEKLVKKKIRSRNNNATAYVDLGSLYLQFGQDDKANQQFEEALKSLEPGRSPAIRLANSFIKLNRHDLALRTYEKGQRISKDGYPFHYEIANVNGMMGKHEEMVESFMDLLLTSPNYIQTVQNSINRNLNVLENEKNAEMLRSKLIKRTQRYPDELIYSEMLIWLFNQKKEFAASLIQAKAIDKRLGENGIRIMEIGQMARRNEDYATAANAFSYVVEKGAQFDYFVPAHGAMLESKLAQLESQPTPDRTAYAELANEYGATLDRIGRDVNTIDIMRDYAHINAFYLNNSESAITILEEAIETPGIYDRAQAMCKLELADILLLDGDIWEASLLYSQVELAFKEDVLGADAKFRNARISYFTGDFEWAQAQLDVLKASTSKLISNDAIDLSLLITDNYNMDTTTVPMRMFAQADLLGYQNRWDEAMVKVDSLLAEWPMHTLKDEILMMKYKMHMSRGEYEAAEAQLNEVLEYHFADILADDALYNLAEMYELIYFDEAKAQELYQRLLVDYPGSLYVVEARKRFRALRGDPS, encoded by the coding sequence ATGAAAAGCGCACGATACATAGTAATGATGGTCTTTGGCTTATTGATGAGCCTAGCTGTCTCTGCGCAAGAAAGCGATATTGAGTTGGCGGAATACTACTTCCAGAATGGACAGTATGCTTCGGCTAAGCTTTACTACGAGAAGATTTGGAAGACGAATCGGACGAATCGAGTTTACGAGAACTACCTCGCCACTCTGATTGCGTTAGAAGATCTCGAGAACGCTGAAAAGCTTGTCAAAAAGAAGATTAGAAGCCGAAACAACAATGCCACTGCTTATGTGGATTTGGGATCGCTGTACCTTCAATTCGGACAAGACGATAAAGCCAATCAACAGTTTGAAGAAGCCCTGAAGAGCCTGGAACCCGGGCGAAGTCCGGCTATTCGACTGGCTAATTCCTTTATCAAACTCAACAGGCACGATCTAGCATTGCGCACCTATGAAAAAGGTCAGCGTATCTCGAAAGATGGATACCCATTCCACTATGAGATTGCGAATGTCAATGGGATGATGGGCAAGCATGAAGAGATGGTAGAGTCATTTATGGATCTACTTCTGACAAGTCCGAATTACATCCAAACCGTTCAGAACTCCATCAATCGTAATCTGAATGTGCTTGAGAACGAAAAGAACGCCGAAATGCTGCGTTCAAAGTTGATCAAGCGCACACAGCGTTACCCAGATGAATTGATCTACTCAGAGATGCTTATCTGGCTTTTTAATCAAAAGAAGGAATTTGCTGCTTCTTTGATTCAAGCCAAGGCAATTGATAAGCGCTTGGGTGAAAATGGTATTCGGATCATGGAGATTGGCCAGATGGCCCGAAGAAATGAAGACTACGCCACTGCCGCGAATGCATTCAGCTATGTGGTTGAGAAAGGAGCACAGTTCGATTACTTCGTCCCTGCCCACGGCGCCATGCTTGAATCAAAGCTGGCTCAGCTAGAATCACAACCTACGCCTGACCGCACAGCCTACGCGGAGCTTGCGAATGAATATGGCGCTACCCTCGACCGCATTGGAAGAGATGTAAATACCATTGACATCATGCGCGACTACGCGCACATCAATGCCTTCTACCTGAACAACAGTGAAAGCGCGATTACCATTCTAGAAGAGGCTATTGAAACACCTGGTATTTATGATCGTGCACAAGCGATGTGTAAGCTAGAATTGGCTGACATCTTGCTCCTTGATGGTGATATCTGGGAAGCCTCATTGCTTTATTCTCAAGTAGAGCTTGCCTTCAAAGAAGACGTCCTGGGAGCTGATGCTAAGTTCAGAAACGCACGTATTTCCTACTTCACAGGAGACTTCGAGTGGGCTCAAGCGCAACTTGATGTCCTGAAAGCCTCTACTTCCAAGTTGATTTCAAATGACGCCATTGACTTGAGTCTTTTGATCACAGATAACTACAACATGGACACCACCACGGTTCCGATGCGCATGTTCGCACAGGCAGACCTTCTGGGCTACCAGAACCGTTGGGATGAAGCCATGGTGAAAGTAGATTCACTCCTAGCAGAGTGGCCTATGCACACCCTCAAAGATGAGATCTTGATGATGAAGTACAAGATGCACATGTCACGAGGTGAATACGAGGCCGCAGAAGCACAATTGAACGAAGTACTTGAATACCACTTTGCAGATATTCTTGCAGATGATGCCTTGTACAACCTAGCTGAGATGTATGAGCTGATTTACTTCGACGAGGCCAAAGCTCAAGAGCTTTACCAGCGCCTTTTGGTAGATTACCCAGGCAGCTTGTATGTGGTTGAAGCGAGAAAACGCTTCCGTGCATTGAGAGGGGACCCCTCTTAG
- the serS gene encoding serine--tRNA ligase — translation MLTLTDIRANRDEIEKALTKRGLEAGDTLDQILAEDEKRRATQAELDNTLAESNSLSKEIGNLYKQGKRDEAEVMKSRTGELKERSQELKDQQANIEEALTQLLYQLPNSPDELVPAGLTENDNEVVNELGDKPNLHEGAAPHWDLADKYDLIDFDLGSKVSGAGFPFYKGKGARLQRALIQFFLDEANEAGYTEYIPPFVVNEASGIGTGQLPDKEGQMYHATADDLYLIPTAEVPLTNIFRDVILKEAELPQKLCGYSPCFRREAGSYGKDVRGLNRLHQFEKVEIVQVVHPDNSAAILDEMVAHVVGLLKKLELPFRTLRLCGGDLSFASAITYDMEVWSAAQERWLEVSSISNFKTFQTNRLKCRYKGGDGKTHLAHTLNGSALALPRIVAALLENNQDENGIKVPAVLHKYTGFDRID, via the coding sequence ATGTTAACGCTAACTGACATTCGCGCGAACCGCGATGAGATTGAAAAGGCCCTCACCAAACGAGGACTAGAAGCCGGTGACACCCTTGACCAAATCTTGGCTGAGGATGAGAAACGTCGTGCCACACAAGCTGAACTTGACAACACCCTAGCTGAGAGCAATAGCCTATCCAAAGAGATTGGTAACCTCTACAAGCAAGGGAAGCGAGATGAAGCCGAAGTGATGAAGTCACGCACTGGAGAATTGAAGGAGCGTTCACAAGAGTTGAAAGATCAACAAGCAAACATTGAGGAAGCATTGACACAATTGCTTTACCAACTTCCGAATAGTCCGGATGAATTGGTGCCTGCTGGGTTGACTGAAAATGATAACGAAGTTGTCAATGAGCTGGGTGATAAACCCAACCTTCATGAGGGAGCCGCCCCTCACTGGGATCTTGCAGATAAATACGACCTGATCGACTTTGACCTTGGATCTAAAGTCTCTGGAGCTGGATTCCCATTCTACAAAGGAAAAGGTGCTCGCCTTCAACGCGCATTGATCCAATTCTTCTTGGATGAAGCCAATGAAGCTGGGTATACCGAATACATCCCGCCATTCGTAGTGAACGAAGCGTCTGGTATTGGTACAGGACAGCTTCCTGACAAAGAAGGACAAATGTACCACGCCACAGCGGATGACCTTTACTTGATCCCAACTGCGGAGGTGCCGTTGACGAATATCTTCCGTGATGTGATCCTGAAAGAGGCAGAGCTCCCACAGAAACTATGTGGATACAGCCCTTGTTTCCGTCGTGAAGCTGGATCATACGGTAAAGACGTGCGCGGTTTGAACCGTCTGCACCAGTTTGAAAAAGTAGAGATCGTTCAAGTGGTGCACCCAGATAACTCTGCGGCTATTCTCGATGAGATGGTTGCGCACGTAGTTGGCCTGCTTAAGAAACTAGAGCTTCCTTTCCGTACGCTGCGTCTTTGCGGTGGTGATTTGAGCTTTGCCTCTGCCATCACTTACGACATGGAAGTGTGGTCTGCTGCTCAAGAACGTTGGTTGGAGGTAAGTTCTATCTCAAACTTCAAGACTTTCCAGACGAATCGTTTGAAGTGTCGTTACAAAGGCGGCGATGGTAAAACCCATCTTGCGCACACCTTGAACGGTAGTGCGTTGGCATTGCCACGTATCGTAGCTGCGCTTCTTGAAAACAACCAAGACGAGAATGGAATCAAGGTTCCTGCTGTACTCCATAAGTACACAGGCTTTGACCGCATCGATTAA
- the rpmA gene encoding 50S ribosomal protein L27, with protein sequence MAHKKGVGSSKNGRESESKRLGVKIFGGQACLAGNIIVRQRGTQHHPGENVGMGKDHTIYALEDGVVEFRKKRNNRSYVSVRPFEA encoded by the coding sequence ATGGCACATAAAAAAGGAGTCGGTAGTTCTAAAAACGGTCGTGAATCGGAGTCGAAACGACTCGGGGTTAAGATCTTCGGTGGGCAAGCATGTCTTGCTGGAAATATTATCGTTCGCCAACGTGGTACACAACACCACCCAGGTGAGAACGTAGGAATGGGTAAAGACCACACAATCTACGCATTGGAAGACGGAGTGGTTGAATTCCGTAAGAAAAGAAACAACAGAAGCTACGTATCAGTTCGTCCTTTCGAAGCCTGA
- the rplU gene encoding 50S ribosomal protein L21 — protein MYAIVEIAGHQYKVEKDQLIYVNRLKEDEGAKVSFDRVLLLDDNGSVSIGAPAIGGAQVTAKVEKHLKGDKVIVFKKKRRKGYRKKNGFRAYLTELRIESIVASGAKPAKKAAPKKEEAPKAEAPKKEAPKAEAPKKAAGGDNLTKIEGIGPKISEILTNAGVATFADLAAADVEKLKEILAEAGNRYKAFDPTTWPQQAALAADGKWDELKELQDNLDGGRAN, from the coding sequence ATGTACGCTATCGTAGAAATAGCAGGGCATCAATACAAAGTTGAGAAAGATCAATTGATCTACGTTAACCGTTTGAAGGAAGACGAAGGCGCAAAAGTGTCATTTGACCGCGTTCTTCTACTTGACGACAACGGAAGCGTTTCAATTGGCGCCCCAGCTATCGGCGGAGCTCAGGTGACCGCTAAAGTAGAAAAGCACCTGAAAGGAGATAAAGTAATTGTATTCAAGAAGAAGCGCCGTAAGGGTTACCGTAAGAAGAACGGATTCCGTGCGTACTTGACAGAGCTTCGTATTGAAAGCATTGTTGCTTCGGGTGCAAAGCCAGCTAAGAAAGCCGCTCCTAAGAAGGAAGAGGCTCCTAAAGCTGAAGCACCTAAGAAAGAAGCTCCAAAGGCGGAAGCTCCTAAGAAGGCAGCAGGTGGAGACAACCTCACGAAGATTGAAGGTATCGGACCTAAGATCTCTGAGATCCTCACTAACGCAGGTGTAGCAACTTTTGCAGATCTTGCTGCTGCTGACGTAGAAAAATTGAAAGAGATTCTAGCGGAAGCAGGAAATCGTTATAAAGCATTTGACCCAACCACTTGGCCACAGCAAGCTGCACTAGCTGCTGACGGTAAATGGGATGAACTGAAAGAACTTCAGGACAATCTCGACGGAGGACGGGCTAACTAA
- a CDS encoding DMT family transporter, translated as MTDQKPSIEHFLLLGFLALIWGSSFILMKIGLFGLDGDGEVFSSYQIAAMRIGIAGLVLSPIIIRKWKQIQRQDLLWMMAVGMIGNTIPAFLFTSAQLKLASSIAGILNSLTPLFTLVVAMIVFGNRFTSRQIIGLLLGFAGAVGMITLKDSNGETHLLSMGLIVIATVCYAFSVNIIRNKLAGVSSMLIAAVALGTMAIPNLIWLATTNVGTVITEHPEGVNSFLATFVLAAVGTAMALVFFNGLIKDTSALFASSVTYLIPIVAAMWGYLDEEHLTLMHLAFAMVILIGVYLVNRSKPVSRSKAS; from the coding sequence ATGACTGATCAAAAACCGTCCATAGAACACTTTTTGCTGCTTGGCTTTTTGGCCTTGATCTGGGGAAGCTCGTTCATTTTGATGAAGATCGGACTGTTTGGACTAGACGGCGATGGCGAGGTGTTTTCGAGCTATCAGATTGCAGCCATGAGGATTGGTATCGCGGGTTTAGTGCTTTCACCCATTATCATTCGCAAATGGAAGCAGATTCAACGCCAAGATCTGTTGTGGATGATGGCCGTCGGAATGATCGGAAATACCATCCCGGCATTTCTCTTTACTTCTGCTCAGCTCAAACTTGCCAGCAGTATCGCCGGCATTTTGAATTCATTGACTCCACTCTTCACTTTGGTTGTTGCCATGATTGTTTTTGGCAATCGTTTCACTAGTCGACAAATCATTGGATTGCTCCTCGGATTTGCCGGAGCTGTAGGTATGATCACCTTGAAAGACAGCAACGGAGAAACGCATCTTCTGTCGATGGGATTGATTGTGATTGCTACCGTTTGTTATGCCTTCTCGGTAAACATCATTCGAAATAAATTGGCCGGGGTATCTTCCATGTTGATTGCAGCTGTAGCCTTGGGTACTATGGCTATTCCTAATCTTATTTGGTTAGCTACCACTAACGTGGGAACGGTGATTACGGAGCACCCTGAAGGAGTGAACAGCTTCCTCGCCACCTTCGTTCTGGCAGCGGTCGGAACTGCCATGGCTCTGGTGTTTTTTAACGGTCTTATTAAGGATACATCGGCTCTCTTCGCGAGTTCGGTGACCTATTTGATTCCGATCGTTGCTGCGATGTGGGGATACTTAGACGAGGAGCATTTGACACTCATGCACTTAGCATTTGCCATGGTCATTCTGATCGGTGTATATTTGGTAAATCGCAGCAAGCCAGTTTCACGCTCGAAAGCATCTTAG
- a CDS encoding heavy-metal-associated domain-containing protein, translated as MRKYLFILLSAFVLIYACSSEPPIDVVYTESVADVEKTVATIGVEGMMCEIACGGKIRKELSEIPGVANASIEYNEGENVNYAVVEYNPAKVNETELIRCINTISDGKLYAVKDMEVTRYAPAASSSTEQDDAVSMDASDFKTPGISDLVSGILRMITG; from the coding sequence ATGCGTAAGTATTTGTTCATCTTATTGTCTGCCTTTGTGCTCATCTACGCATGTAGCTCGGAGCCACCGATTGATGTAGTGTACACAGAAAGTGTTGCTGACGTTGAGAAAACGGTTGCTACGATTGGAGTAGAAGGGATGATGTGTGAAATCGCTTGTGGTGGAAAGATCCGCAAAGAACTCTCTGAAATTCCGGGAGTGGCGAACGCTTCTATTGAATATAACGAAGGAGAAAACGTAAACTACGCCGTGGTTGAATACAACCCAGCGAAAGTGAACGAAACAGAACTTATCCGTTGTATCAATACCATTAGTGACGGGAAGCTTTACGCTGTGAAAGACATGGAAGTAACACGCTACGCACCTGCAGCAAGCTCTTCAACAGAGCAAGATGACGCAGTGAGCATGGATGCTTCAGATTTCAAAACACCTGGCATCTCTGATTTAGTGTCGGGTATCTTAAGAATGATCACAGGATAA
- a CDS encoding COX15/CtaA family protein, translating to MNRLESLIRRLAWVSLIFVYLVIVAGSVVRMTGSGMGCPDWPKCFGYTIPPTSVDDVTWESGRQYNKGQMIVHEFFNGETYEDRMLTAKEDFTAGTDYNAANWELYDKHDYAIFNPTHTWIEFINRLIGALTGLPVLALFGASFLFAIRHKKWAYFFLAGGVLFMLGFEAWLGKLVVDGNLIPGSITIHMLGSIVLFVLLLFIIRRGQVRRFTLSRNVSLLLMAGMVITLAQILLGTQVREEVDHLVHAGITDRSLWIENLENPTMYLIHRSFSWVVLIVIGAWYYLQQKAKQVVPEMHLALGLLLLQLIVGISLAYGGMPASLQPVHLVAGMIMLGALWSALLRGKGKSTSA from the coding sequence ATGAACCGTCTAGAGTCTTTGATCCGTCGTTTGGCTTGGGTGAGCCTCATCTTTGTTTACCTCGTTATCGTTGCTGGGTCTGTTGTTCGAATGACAGGGTCTGGAATGGGATGCCCCGACTGGCCTAAGTGCTTTGGCTACACCATTCCACCGACGAGTGTCGATGATGTGACCTGGGAAAGTGGACGTCAATACAACAAAGGCCAAATGATCGTTCATGAATTCTTCAACGGGGAGACCTATGAAGACCGAATGCTCACAGCCAAAGAAGATTTCACCGCAGGCACAGATTACAACGCCGCGAACTGGGAACTCTATGACAAGCATGACTACGCCATTTTCAACCCAACCCATACTTGGATCGAATTCATCAATCGATTGATAGGAGCTTTAACCGGTCTTCCCGTGCTGGCGCTCTTTGGGGCAAGTTTCTTGTTCGCGATTCGCCATAAGAAATGGGCTTACTTCTTCTTAGCTGGAGGGGTGTTGTTTATGCTCGGATTCGAGGCGTGGCTCGGGAAACTAGTGGTTGACGGTAACCTCATTCCAGGCTCCATTACCATCCATATGCTGGGCTCCATTGTGCTCTTTGTATTGCTACTCTTCATCATTCGAAGAGGTCAGGTACGTCGTTTTACGCTATCGCGGAACGTCTCGCTCCTCTTGATGGCAGGAATGGTCATTACGCTGGCACAAATCCTTCTTGGAACGCAAGTACGTGAAGAAGTCGACCACCTCGTACATGCAGGTATTACGGACCGTTCGTTATGGATTGAGAATCTAGAAAACCCTACGATGTATCTCATCCACCGCAGCTTCTCTTGGGTGGTGTTGATTGTGATTGGGGCGTGGTACTACCTCCAGCAAAAAGCAAAACAAGTGGTCCCAGAAATGCATCTCGCATTGGGCTTATTATTGCTTCAATTGATCGTAGGGATTTCTCTCGCCTACGGCGGAATGCCAGCGTCGTTACAGCCCGTTCACTTGGTGGCAGGAATGATCATGCTAGGAGCACTGTGGAGTGCACTCTTAAGAGGAAAGGGGAAGTCTACTTCTGCTTAA
- a CDS encoding PorV/PorQ family protein: MLRKILICFVFVLPALFAAGQSTGTSEPVESTVAPKYSNEFLSIGVGARALGMSNAQVAVVNDVTAGYWNPTGLMGIESDLQISAMHANYFANIAQYDYAGVGKRLDSLSAVGFSVIRFGVDNIPNTTELIDADGNINYDRITSFSAADYAFIFSYARKMKTPGLIIGGNAKIIYRKVGDFASSWGFGLDASVSYRTGKWRFAAVGRDITSTFNAWNFTLDESTIETFTLTGNEIPENSLELTLPRVILGAARDFRFSQKFGMLAALDLTVTTDGQRNTIISSNPISVDPAVGLEFDYEQTLFFRAGLGNLQYITDITDERSLTFQPNIGIGLRIKRVYIDYALTDIGDQSTALYSNIFSLRLDLVKQK; the protein is encoded by the coding sequence ATGTTGAGAAAGATCCTGATCTGTTTTGTATTTGTCTTGCCGGCACTCTTTGCCGCAGGTCAATCAACGGGTACAAGTGAGCCGGTAGAATCAACGGTAGCTCCCAAGTATAGTAACGAGTTCCTTTCGATTGGAGTTGGAGCACGTGCCTTAGGTATGTCGAACGCCCAGGTAGCTGTGGTGAACGACGTTACTGCAGGATACTGGAACCCGACTGGGTTAATGGGCATTGAAAGTGACCTTCAGATTTCAGCGATGCACGCGAACTACTTCGCGAACATCGCACAATACGATTACGCTGGAGTTGGAAAACGTCTTGATAGCCTTTCGGCTGTCGGATTCTCTGTAATCCGTTTTGGTGTAGATAATATCCCGAACACTACTGAATTGATCGATGCTGATGGGAACATCAACTACGATCGCATCACCAGTTTCTCAGCGGCAGATTACGCTTTCATCTTCAGCTATGCGCGCAAGATGAAGACTCCAGGACTCATCATTGGAGGAAATGCCAAGATCATCTATCGAAAGGTAGGCGACTTCGCAAGCAGCTGGGGCTTTGGTTTGGACGCAAGTGTTAGCTACCGCACAGGTAAATGGCGCTTTGCAGCTGTTGGACGAGACATCACCAGCACCTTCAATGCGTGGAACTTCACGCTTGACGAGTCAACCATTGAGACTTTCACACTCACAGGGAATGAAATTCCCGAAAACTCGCTGGAGTTGACACTTCCTCGTGTTATTTTGGGTGCTGCTCGTGACTTCCGTTTCTCACAGAAATTTGGAATGCTCGCTGCCTTGGATTTGACCGTGACAACCGATGGTCAGCGAAACACCATTATCAGTAGCAACCCTATTAGTGTAGATCCAGCAGTAGGACTCGAATTCGATTACGAACAAACGCTGTTCTTCCGTGCAGGTTTAGGTAACCTTCAGTACATCACTGATATTACTGATGAGCGATCATTGACCTTCCAACCGAATATTGGAATTGGGCTTCGCATCAAGCGCGTATACATTGATTACGCCTTGACTGACATTGGTGATCAGAGTACAGCCTTGTACTCAAATATCTTCTCGCTGAGGCTAGACTTGGTTAAGCAGAAGTAG
- a CDS encoding uroporphyrinogen-III synthase, with amino-acid sequence MSSEENQTLSRYATAWGIELIQQSLISSEPRSIAIPNDAKWVFLSSPRATRYFFEQHPKTDLKVGVIGNASAEAAPPHISIDFIGQGDTQQVALQFKSLIGDNKVLFPTSDRSIRTVQEQLAEGQALEQTIYTTSLHPVNIPKSDAYFFTSPSNVESFFSQQQLPEGAKVIAKGKSTLQALNKHTKNAIVALNYSSSGSWNTIFSVLHS; translated from the coding sequence ATTAGTTCTGAAGAGAATCAGACCTTAAGCAGGTACGCCACTGCCTGGGGAATCGAACTGATTCAACAATCGCTGATTTCGAGTGAACCAAGGTCCATCGCTATTCCTAATGACGCAAAGTGGGTGTTCCTTTCTTCGCCTCGAGCAACGCGGTACTTCTTTGAACAACATCCCAAAACTGATTTGAAGGTAGGAGTCATAGGCAACGCTAGCGCGGAAGCGGCACCTCCTCACATTTCAATTGACTTTATCGGGCAGGGAGACACCCAGCAAGTGGCGTTACAATTCAAATCGCTGATTGGGGATAACAAGGTACTTTTCCCAACAAGCGATCGATCGATTCGAACGGTCCAAGAACAACTGGCTGAAGGTCAAGCCTTAGAACAAACGATTTACACTACTTCTCTGCATCCGGTGAACATTCCGAAGAGTGATGCGTATTTCTTTACGAGTCCGAGTAACGTGGAGTCATTCTTTTCGCAGCAGCAACTTCCTGAAGGAGCGAAGGTCATTGCGAAAGGGAAAAGTACGCTGCAGGCCCTGAATAAGCACACTAAGAATGCAATCGTGGCCCTGAATTATTCGTCCTCAGGAAGCTGGAATACAATTTTTTCCGTGCTTCACAGTTAG